From the Rhinatrema bivittatum chromosome 3, aRhiBiv1.1, whole genome shotgun sequence genome, one window contains:
- the ATG101 gene encoding autophagy-related protein 101 codes for MNCRSEVLEVSVEGRQIEEAMLAVLHTILLHRSTGKFHYKKEGTYSIGTVGTQDMDCDFIEFTYVRVSSEELDRTLRKAVGDFKDALRNSGSDGLGQISLEFYQKKKSRWPFSDECIPWEVWTIKVNVVNLANEQERQICREKVGEKLGEKIINIVEVMNRHEYLPKMPTQSEVDNVFDTGLKDVQPYLYKISYQITDSLGTSVTTTMRRLIKDTLAL; via the exons ATGAACTGTCGGTCAGAAGTGCTGGAGGTATCAGTGGAAGGTCGCCAGATCGAGGAAGCAATGCTCGCTGTACTTCACACCATCCTCCTCCACCGTAGCACTGGGAAATTTCACtacaagaaggaagggacctATTCCATCGGGACAGTAGGAACACAAGACATGGACTGTGACTTCATTGAGTTTACCTATGTAAGAGTGTCATCCGAGGAACTTGACAGGACTTTGCGAAAGGCTGTGGGGGATTTCAAG gATGCCCTGAGGAACTCTGGAAGCGATGGACTGGGACAGATTTCTCTAGAATTTTACCAGAAAAAGAAGTCACGCTGGCCGTTCTCAGATGAGTGCATTCCTTGGGAGGTGTGGACCATCAAGGTCAatgtggtgaacctggccaatgAGCAAGAGCGGCAGATCTGCCgggagaaggtgggggagaaACTTGGTGAAAAGATAATCAACATTGTGGAAGTGATGAACAGGCATGAATACCTGCCAAAGATGCCAACGCAGTCAGAGGTGGACAATGTTTTTGACACAGGTTTAAAGGATGTTCAGCCTTACTTGTACAAAATCTCCTACCAGATTACAGATTCACTTGGCACATCTGTCACCACCACCATGAGGAGACTGATCAAGGACACGCTGGCTCTTTAG